The proteins below come from a single Oscillospiraceae bacterium genomic window:
- a CDS encoding ABC transporter ATP-binding protein, translating into MSIIQVEDVSMRFNLAQEKTETLKEYAVKLMKHQLFFNEFYALQNVSFRVEPGESVALIGRNGSGKSTMLKLIAGVMYPTTGSVTVNGEIAPLIELGAGFDLDLTARENVFLNGAVLGHDRAYMQEHFNSIIDFAELWDFVDVPVKNYSSGMIARLGFAIATEVKADILVCDEILSVGDFMFQHKCHERMEQMLSGGTTLLFVSHSIEQVKQLCKRAIWIDRGRIRGDGPAAEVCDAYVEAMERGE; encoded by the coding sequence ATGTCCATCATTCAGGTGGAGGATGTCTCGATGCGCTTTAACCTTGCGCAGGAGAAAACCGAGACCCTCAAGGAATATGCCGTCAAGCTGATGAAGCATCAGCTCTTTTTCAATGAGTTTTATGCGCTGCAGAATGTCTCGTTCCGCGTGGAGCCGGGCGAGTCGGTGGCGCTTATCGGCCGCAACGGCAGCGGCAAAAGCACGATGCTCAAGCTGATTGCGGGCGTTATGTACCCCACGACCGGCTCGGTCACCGTCAACGGTGAGATCGCGCCGCTTATCGAGCTGGGCGCGGGCTTTGATCTGGACCTGACCGCGCGGGAAAATGTCTTTTTGAACGGCGCGGTGCTGGGCCATGACCGTGCCTATATGCAGGAGCATTTCAACAGCATCATCGACTTTGCCGAGCTGTGGGATTTTGTCGATGTGCCGGTCAAAAACTATTCCAGCGGCATGATCGCGCGCCTTGGCTTTGCCATTGCGACCGAGGTTAAGGCCGACATCCTTGTCTGTGATGAGATTTTGTCGGTCGGCGACTTTATGTTCCAGCACAAATGCCATGAGCGGATGGAGCAGATGCTCTCCGGCGGTACAACGCTGCTTTTTGTGAGCCACAGCATCGAGCAGGTCAAGCAGCTCTGCAAGCGCGCCATCTGGATCGACCGCGGCCGCATCCGCGGCGACGGCCCGGCGGCGGAGGTCTGCGACGCCTATGTGGAGGCGATGGAGCGGGGAGAATAA
- a CDS encoding ABC transporter permease, with translation MSKSTQGQLHNSWHNFSKYRPLIRELVTRDLKVKYRRSVLGYVWSILNPLLMMLLQTLVFSYMFRFDIPNFPLYLICGNTLFNFFNESTNMGMGSVLGNASLIKKVYIPKFIFPISRVMSSFVNLLFSLAAIVLVMVITRSPFYWTILLVWAPLLLLLVFCAGMAVLLSALAVYFRDLQYLYGILTMAWMYATPLFYPISALPPFMVPVIKLNPLYHYINCMRCLVMYGTVPGPNTWFACIGSALVMMGVGLAAFRKLQRNFILYL, from the coding sequence ATGTCGAAATCCACCCAGGGTCAGCTGCATAACAGCTGGCACAATTTCTCGAAATACCGCCCGCTGATCCGCGAGCTGGTGACCCGTGACCTCAAGGTCAAATACCGCCGCAGCGTGCTGGGCTATGTGTGGAGCATCCTAAACCCGCTGCTTATGATGCTGCTGCAGACGCTTGTGTTCTCCTATATGTTCCGGTTCGACATCCCGAACTTCCCGCTGTACCTGATCTGCGGCAATACCCTGTTCAACTTTTTTAACGAAAGCACCAACATGGGCATGGGCAGCGTGCTGGGCAATGCGTCCCTGATCAAAAAGGTGTACATTCCCAAATTCATCTTCCCCATCAGCCGCGTCATGTCCAGCTTTGTCAACCTGCTGTTCAGCCTTGCGGCGATCGTGCTGGTCATGGTGATCACCCGCTCGCCGTTTTACTGGACGATCCTGCTCGTCTGGGCGCCGCTTTTGCTGCTGCTGGTGTTCTGCGCCGGCATGGCGGTGCTGCTCAGTGCGCTGGCGGTCTACTTCCGGGATCTGCAATACCTGTACGGCATCCTGACAATGGCATGGATGTACGCCACGCCGCTGTTTTACCCCATCTCGGCGCTGCCGCCGTTCATGGTGCCGGTCATCAAGCTCAACCCGCTGTACCATTATATCAACTGTATGCGGTGCCTCGTCATGTACGGCACGGTGCCCGGCCCCAACACATGGTTTGCCTGCATCGGCAGTGCGCTCGTCATGATGGGCGTGGGGCTTGCGGCCTTCCGCAAGCTGCAGCGCAATTTTATTCTGTATCTGTAA
- a CDS encoding 5-bromo-4-chloroindolyl phosphate hydrolysis family protein has protein sequence MPNQNERPKYTDPDHPYSGSGPRYQNNYNRSEYHAGDGPFQFPWWAIVIGFVVWWPLGFIFIGLNSAMKNGKLGGFEEKARVRTQSFGRVNTTPVYDAEVRPLNDSALRRSADPGAQPAAKRLKGAALATGLTVAGVLLLICALAALPDAIYWLPEALTEGGSYWTWLVEDSMPMLMSLTGGIGCLFGGWHIRTSRRMRRKIDKIVGDAKYMYIQDIADALPCSYDKCCKHLENCIDEGLFGPDAYLDMRCKCLVVSQRPPEPTPAPAPKPEKQPEKQTDMPERDQYKKILDELRRVNDAIPDEEMSDKISRLEAVSAKIFEQAKSDPDKLPQMRKFMDYYLPTSLKLLNTYAELDNQGVEGENISESKRRIEQTMDTLVKAFENQLDRLFASDALDVSTDIDVMQNMLRADGLTDDTPFKL, from the coding sequence ATGCCCAACCAAAACGAACGACCCAAGTACACGGACCCGGATCACCCCTACTCCGGCAGCGGCCCGCGCTACCAGAACAACTACAACCGCAGCGAATACCACGCCGGGGACGGCCCGTTCCAGTTCCCGTGGTGGGCCATTGTCATCGGCTTTGTGGTATGGTGGCCGCTGGGATTCATCTTCATCGGACTGAATAGCGCCATGAAGAACGGCAAGCTCGGCGGCTTTGAGGAAAAGGCCCGGGTGCGCACACAGAGCTTTGGCCGTGTCAACACAACACCGGTCTATGATGCCGAGGTGCGCCCCCTCAACGACAGCGCGCTGCGCCGCAGCGCCGACCCCGGCGCGCAGCCGGCCGCCAAAAGGCTGAAGGGCGCGGCGCTGGCCACCGGCCTGACGGTGGCGGGCGTGCTGCTGCTTATCTGCGCGCTGGCGGCGCTGCCCGATGCCATCTACTGGCTGCCCGAGGCCCTGACGGAGGGCGGCAGCTATTGGACCTGGCTGGTCGAGGATTCGATGCCGATGCTGATGTCGCTGACCGGCGGCATCGGCTGCCTGTTCGGCGGCTGGCACATCCGCACCTCCCGCCGGATGCGCCGCAAGATCGACAAGATCGTCGGCGATGCAAAGTATATGTACATTCAGGACATTGCCGATGCACTGCCCTGCAGCTATGACAAGTGCTGCAAGCATCTGGAAAACTGCATTGACGAGGGGCTGTTCGGCCCCGATGCCTATCTGGACATGCGCTGCAAATGTCTGGTGGTCAGCCAGCGCCCGCCCGAGCCGACGCCCGCCCCCGCCCCGAAGCCCGAAAAGCAGCCTGAAAAGCAGACCGATATGCCCGAGCGGGACCAGTACAAGAAGATATTGGACGAGCTGCGCCGGGTCAACGATGCCATCCCCGATGAGGAGATGAGCGACAAGATCAGCCGGCTGGAAGCGGTCTCGGCCAAAATTTTTGAGCAGGCCAAGTCCGACCCCGACAAGCTGCCCCAGATGCGCAAGTTCATGGATTACTACCTGCCCACCTCGCTCAAGTTGTTGAACACCTACGCCGAGCTGGATAATCAGGGCGTGGAAGGGGAGAACATTTCGGAGTCAAAGCGCCGCATTGAGCAGACGATGGACACGCTGGTCAAGGCGTTTGAGAACCAGCTTGACCGCCTGTTTGCCAGCGATGCGCTGGATGTCAGCACCGACATTGATGTCATGCAGAACATGCTGCGCGCCGACGGCCTGACGGACGATACCCCGTTTAAGTTGTAA
- a CDS encoding GDSL-type esterase/lipase family protein: MPTPNDRGPRRPRTNTSYHMEGDWAVPDREQAAPPPQRRTPTQEQRRAAARSRRELRRRRRRLAFAGTVCGILVLSGVITAVLPKSAKGEPETPAATAEPSSTRLVAPVPYGGAGESSAAAPALNWGTVGPQRQTADGGYTYTALPQKPAALPEFGRVDTSWFADAAFLGDSLTAGFCVNEYNIDVGGALVCGYEGISPNTIVNRTTVSSPDRGEEVPLDVLTAAQPAKLYILIGTNALVQPGNDDSFLAYYGKMLDELRTALPNTAFYVQSVLPATQEKIGDTLPGLAPDRLAVINAAIQQLCAERGCYYLDLNAEFADAAGCLMTDFAQPDGVHLTVSGYSRWVSYLCTHLPYSKNNPYQAGSTYYLSEDMKNLLADIP; the protein is encoded by the coding sequence ATGCCGACCCCGAATGACCGCGGACCGCGCCGTCCGCGCACGAATACAAGCTATCACATGGAAGGGGACTGGGCCGTCCCCGACCGGGAGCAGGCAGCGCCGCCACCGCAGCGCCGCACCCCCACGCAGGAGCAGCGCCGGGCCGCCGCCCGCAGCCGCAGAGAGCTGCGCCGCAGACGCCGCCGCCTTGCCTTTGCGGGGACGGTGTGCGGTATCCTTGTGCTGTCCGGTGTCATCACGGCGGTGCTGCCCAAGAGCGCCAAGGGGGAGCCGGAGACCCCCGCCGCCACGGCGGAGCCGAGCAGCACCCGGCTGGTGGCCCCCGTGCCCTACGGCGGCGCAGGGGAGAGCAGCGCCGCTGCCCCGGCATTGAACTGGGGTACCGTAGGCCCGCAGCGCCAGACGGCGGACGGCGGCTACACCTACACGGCGCTGCCGCAAAAGCCGGCCGCCCTGCCGGAGTTTGGCCGGGTGGATACCAGCTGGTTTGCGGACGCTGCATTTTTGGGCGATTCGCTGACAGCGGGCTTCTGCGTCAATGAGTACAATATTGATGTGGGCGGCGCGCTCGTCTGCGGGTATGAGGGCATCAGCCCCAACACCATCGTCAACCGCACGACCGTCTCAAGCCCCGACCGCGGCGAGGAGGTCCCGCTGGATGTGCTGACTGCCGCCCAGCCCGCCAAGCTGTATATCCTAATCGGCACAAACGCGCTGGTCCAGCCCGGCAATGATGACAGCTTTCTGGCCTACTACGGCAAAATGCTGGACGAGCTGCGCACGGCGCTGCCCAACACGGCATTCTATGTGCAGTCGGTCCTGCCCGCCACGCAGGAGAAGATCGGCGATACGCTGCCCGGCCTTGCGCCTGACCGGCTGGCGGTCATCAACGCGGCCATCCAGCAGCTCTGTGCCGAGCGCGGCTGCTATTACCTTGACCTGAACGCCGAGTTTGCCGATGCTGCAGGCTGCCTGATGACAGACTTTGCCCAGCCTGACGGCGTACACCTTACAGTGTCGGGCTACAGCCGGTGGGTCAGCTACCTCTGCACCCATCTGCCCTACAGCAAAAACAATCCCTATCAGGCCGGCAGCACCTACTATCTGAGCGAGGATATGAAAAACCTGCTGGCGGACATCCCGTAA